In Callospermophilus lateralis isolate mCalLat2 chromosome 19, mCalLat2.hap1, whole genome shotgun sequence, the following are encoded in one genomic region:
- the Srrt gene encoding serrate RNA effector molecule homolog isoform X1: protein MGDSDDEYDRRRRDKFRRERSDYDRSRERDERRRGDDWNDREWDRGRERRSRGEYRDYDRNRRERFSPPRHELSPPQKRLRRDWDEHSSDPYHSGYDMPYAGGGGGPTYGPPQPWGHPDVHIMQHHVLPIQARLGSIAEIDLGVPPPVMKTFKEFLLSLDDSVDETEAVKRYNDYKLDFRRQQMQDFFLAHKDEEWFRSKYHPDEVGKRRQEARGALQNRLRVFLSLMESGWFDNLLLDIDRADAIVKMLDAAVIKMEGGTENDLRILEQEEEEEQAGKPGEPNKKEEGRAGPGLGDGERKASDKDDKKEEGKQAENDSSNDDKTKKSEGDGDKEEKKEDSEKEAKKSSKKRNRKHSGDDSFDEGSVSESESESESGHAEEEKEEAEEALKEKEKPKEEDREKPKDAAGLECKPRPLHKTCSLFMRNIAPNISRAEIISLCKRYPGFMRVALSEPQPERRFFRRGWVTFDRSVNIKEICWNLQNIRLRECELSPGVNRDLTRRVRNINGITQHKQIVRNDIKLAAKLIHTLDDRTQLWASEPGTPPLPTSLPSQNPILKNITDYLIEEVSAEEEELLGSSGGAPPEEPPKEGNPAEINVERDEKLIKVLDKLLLYLRIVHSLDYYNTCEYPNEDEMPNRCGIIHVRGPMPPNRISHGEVLEWQKTFEEKLTPLLSVRESLSEEEAQKMGRKDPEQEVEKFVTSNTQELGKDKWLCPLSGKKFKGPEFVRKHIFNKHAEKIEEVKKEVAFFNNFLTDAKRPALPEIKPAQPPGPAQILPPGLTPGLPYPHQTPQGLMPYGQPRPPILGYGAGAVRPAVPTGGPPYPHAPYGAGRGNYDAFRGQGGYPGKPRNRMVRGDPRAIVEYRDLDAPDDVDFF, encoded by the exons ATGGGTGACAGTGACGACGAATACGATCGAAGGCGCAGGGACAAGTTCAGAAGAGAGCGCAGCGACTACGACCGATCCCGAGAAAGAGACGAAAGGCGGCGAGGAGACGACTGGAATGATCG GGAGTGGGACCGGGGCCGGGAACGCCGTAGTCGGGGTGAATATCGAGACTATGACCGGAATCGCCGGGAGCGCTTCTCTCCTCCGCGCCATGAGCTCAGCCCCCCACAGAAGCGCCTGAGGCGGGACTG GGATGAGCACAGCTCTGACCCATACCACAGTGGCTATGACATGCCCTATGCTGGGGGTGGTGGGGGCCCAACTTATGGCCCTCCTCAGCCCTGGGGCCACCCAGATGTACACATCATGCAGCACCACGTACTGCCTATCCAGGCCAG GCTGGGCAGTATCGCTGAGATTGACCTAGGTGTGCCACCACCGGTGATGAAGACCTTCAAAGAGTTCCTCCTATCGCTGGATGACTCTGTGGATGAGACCGAGGCTGTCAAACGCTATAATGACTACAAACTGGATTTTCGCAGGCAGCAGATGCAGGATTTTTTCCTGGCTCATAAAGATGAGGAGTG GTTTCGGTCTAAGTACCACCCAGATGAGGTGGGGAAGCGTAGGCAGGAGGCCCGGGGGGCCCTGCAAAACCGACTGAGGGTATTCCTGTCGCTTATGGAGAGTGGCTGGTTTGATAATCTCCTCCTGGACATAGACCGAGCTGATGCCATTGTCAAGATGTTGGATGCTG CTGTGATTAAGATGGAAGGGGGCACAGAGAATGATCTACGCATCctggagcaggaggaggaagaggaacagGCAGGAAAGCCTGGGGAGCCCAACAAGAAAGAGGAAGGCCGGGCTGGACCAGGCCTGGGGGATGGAGAGCGCAAGGCCAGCGATAAGGATGACAAGAAAGAAGAGGGCAAACAG GCTGAAAACGATAGTTCCAATGACGATAAAACTAAGAAGTCCGAGGGCGATGGGgacaaggaagagaagaaggaagacTCGGAGAAGGAAGCCAAAAAG AGTAGTAAGAAACGGAACAGGAAGCACAGTGGTGATGACAGCTTTGACGAAGGCAGTGTGTCGGAGTCGGAGTCGGAGTCTGAGAGTGGCCAtgctgaggaggagaaggaagaggctg AAGAAGCactaaaggagaaggagaagcccAAAGAGGAGGACAGGGAGAAGCCCAAGGATGCTGCAGGGCTGGAGTGCAAGCCCCGGCCCCTTCATAAGACCTGCTCCCTCTTCATGCGCAACATCGCACCCAACATCTCCCGGGCCGAGATCATCTCT CTTTGTAAACGATACCCAGGCTTTATGCGTGTAGCACTGTCGGAGCCTCAACCCGAGAGGAG GTTTTTCCGTCGTGGCTGGGTGACCTTTGACCGCAGCGTTAATATTAAAGAGATCTGTTGGAACCTGCAGAATATCCGA CTCCGGGAATGTGAACTGAGCCCCGGTGTGAACAGAGACCTGACTCGTCGTGTCCGCAACATCAACGGCATTACACAGCACAAACAGATAGTGCGCAATGACATCAAGCTGGCAGCCAAGCTGATCCATACGCTGGATGACAGGACTCAGCTCTGGGCCTCTGAGCCTGGGACACCTCCTCTGCCAACA AGTCTGCCTTCGCAAAACCCAATATTGAAGAATATCACTGACTACCTGATTGAGGAAGTGAGTGCTGAGGAAGAGGAGCTGCTGGGGAGCAGTGGAGGGGCCCCCCCAGAGGAGCCGCCTAAGGAAGGGAACCCAGCAGAGATCAACGTGGAACGGGACGAGAAACTGATCAAG GTGTTGGACAAGCTCCTTCTCTATTTGCGCATCGTACATTCCTTGGATTATTACAACACCTGCGAGTACCCCAACGAGGACGAGATGCCCAATCGTTGTGGCATCATCCATGTTCGGGGGCCCATGCCTCCCAATCGAATCAGTCATGGAGAAG TTTTGGAGTGGCAGAAGACCTTTGAGGAGAAGCTGACTCCACTACTCAGTGTGCGGGAATCCCTCTCAGAGGAAGAGGCTCAGAAGATGGGTCGCAAGGACCCTGAGCAAGAAGTGGAAAAGTTTGTCACCTCGAACACCCAGGAACTGGGCAAGGATAAGTGGCTGTGTCCTCTCAGTGGCAAGAAGTTTAAG GGCCCTGAATTTGTTCGCAAACATATCTTCAACAAGCATGCAGAGAAGATTGAGGAAGTAAAGAAAGAGGTGGCATTTTTTAACAACTTCCTCACGGATGCTAAGCGCCCGGCTctgcctgaaattaagccagctcaGCCACCTGGCCCTGCCCAGA TACTCCCCCCAGGCTTGACCCCAGGACTCCCCTACCCACACCAGACTCCCCAGGGCCTGATGCCCTATGGTCAGCCCCGGCCGCCCATCTTAGGCTATGGAG CGGGTGCTGTCCGCCCTGCAGTCCCTACAGGAGGGCCTCCATACCCGCATGCCCCATATGGTGCCGGCCGAGGGAACTATGATGCCTTTCGAGGCCAGGGTGGTTATCCTGGGAAACCTCGCAACAG GATGGTTCGTGGAGACCCAAGGGCCATTGTGGAATATCGTGATCTGGATGCCCCCGATGATGTTGATTTCTTTTGA
- the Srrt gene encoding serrate RNA effector molecule homolog isoform X4 yields the protein MGDSDDEYDRRRRDKFRRERSDYDRSRERDERRRGDDWNDREWDRGRERRSRGEYRDYDRNRRERFSPPRHELSPPQKRLRRDWDEHSSDPYHSGYDMPYAGGGGGPTYGPPQPWGHPDVHIMQHHVLPIQARLGSIAEIDLGVPPPVMKTFKEFLLSLDDSVDETEAVKRYNDYKLDFRRQQMQDFFLAHKDEEWFRSKYHPDEVGKRRQEARGALQNRLRVFLSLMESGWFDNLLLDIDRADAIVKMLDAAVIKMEGGTENDLRILEQEEEEEQAGKPGEPNKKEEGRAGPGLGDGERKASDKDDKKEEGKQAENDSSNDDKTKKSEGDGDKEEKKEDSEKEAKKSSKKRNRKHSGDDSFDEGSVSESESESESGHAEEEKEEAEEALKEKEKPKEEDREKPKDAAGLECKPRPLHKTCSLFMRNIAPNISRAEIISLCKRYPGFMRVALSEPQPERRFFRRGWVTFDRSVNIKEICWNLQNIRLRECELSPGVNRDLTRRVRNINGITQHKQIVRNDIKLAAKLIHTLDDRTQLWASEPGTPPLPTSLPSQNPILKNITDYLIEEVSAEEEELLGSSGGAPPEEPPKEGNPAEINVERDEKLIKVLDKLLLYLRIVHSLDYYNTCEYPNEDEMPNRCGIIHVRGPMPPNRISHGEVLEWQKTFEEKLTPLLSVRESLSEEEAQKMGRKDPEQEVEKFVTSNTQELGKDKWLCPLSGKKFKGPEFVRKHIFNKHAEKIEEVKKEVAFFNNFLTDAKRPALPEIKPAQPPGPAQSLTPGLPYPHQTPQGLMPYGQPRPPILGYGVPTGGPPYPHAPYGAGRGNYDAFRGQGGYPGKPRNRMVRGDPRAIVEYRDLDAPDDVDFF from the exons ATGGGTGACAGTGACGACGAATACGATCGAAGGCGCAGGGACAAGTTCAGAAGAGAGCGCAGCGACTACGACCGATCCCGAGAAAGAGACGAAAGGCGGCGAGGAGACGACTGGAATGATCG GGAGTGGGACCGGGGCCGGGAACGCCGTAGTCGGGGTGAATATCGAGACTATGACCGGAATCGCCGGGAGCGCTTCTCTCCTCCGCGCCATGAGCTCAGCCCCCCACAGAAGCGCCTGAGGCGGGACTG GGATGAGCACAGCTCTGACCCATACCACAGTGGCTATGACATGCCCTATGCTGGGGGTGGTGGGGGCCCAACTTATGGCCCTCCTCAGCCCTGGGGCCACCCAGATGTACACATCATGCAGCACCACGTACTGCCTATCCAGGCCAG GCTGGGCAGTATCGCTGAGATTGACCTAGGTGTGCCACCACCGGTGATGAAGACCTTCAAAGAGTTCCTCCTATCGCTGGATGACTCTGTGGATGAGACCGAGGCTGTCAAACGCTATAATGACTACAAACTGGATTTTCGCAGGCAGCAGATGCAGGATTTTTTCCTGGCTCATAAAGATGAGGAGTG GTTTCGGTCTAAGTACCACCCAGATGAGGTGGGGAAGCGTAGGCAGGAGGCCCGGGGGGCCCTGCAAAACCGACTGAGGGTATTCCTGTCGCTTATGGAGAGTGGCTGGTTTGATAATCTCCTCCTGGACATAGACCGAGCTGATGCCATTGTCAAGATGTTGGATGCTG CTGTGATTAAGATGGAAGGGGGCACAGAGAATGATCTACGCATCctggagcaggaggaggaagaggaacagGCAGGAAAGCCTGGGGAGCCCAACAAGAAAGAGGAAGGCCGGGCTGGACCAGGCCTGGGGGATGGAGAGCGCAAGGCCAGCGATAAGGATGACAAGAAAGAAGAGGGCAAACAG GCTGAAAACGATAGTTCCAATGACGATAAAACTAAGAAGTCCGAGGGCGATGGGgacaaggaagagaagaaggaagacTCGGAGAAGGAAGCCAAAAAG AGTAGTAAGAAACGGAACAGGAAGCACAGTGGTGATGACAGCTTTGACGAAGGCAGTGTGTCGGAGTCGGAGTCGGAGTCTGAGAGTGGCCAtgctgaggaggagaaggaagaggctg AAGAAGCactaaaggagaaggagaagcccAAAGAGGAGGACAGGGAGAAGCCCAAGGATGCTGCAGGGCTGGAGTGCAAGCCCCGGCCCCTTCATAAGACCTGCTCCCTCTTCATGCGCAACATCGCACCCAACATCTCCCGGGCCGAGATCATCTCT CTTTGTAAACGATACCCAGGCTTTATGCGTGTAGCACTGTCGGAGCCTCAACCCGAGAGGAG GTTTTTCCGTCGTGGCTGGGTGACCTTTGACCGCAGCGTTAATATTAAAGAGATCTGTTGGAACCTGCAGAATATCCGA CTCCGGGAATGTGAACTGAGCCCCGGTGTGAACAGAGACCTGACTCGTCGTGTCCGCAACATCAACGGCATTACACAGCACAAACAGATAGTGCGCAATGACATCAAGCTGGCAGCCAAGCTGATCCATACGCTGGATGACAGGACTCAGCTCTGGGCCTCTGAGCCTGGGACACCTCCTCTGCCAACA AGTCTGCCTTCGCAAAACCCAATATTGAAGAATATCACTGACTACCTGATTGAGGAAGTGAGTGCTGAGGAAGAGGAGCTGCTGGGGAGCAGTGGAGGGGCCCCCCCAGAGGAGCCGCCTAAGGAAGGGAACCCAGCAGAGATCAACGTGGAACGGGACGAGAAACTGATCAAG GTGTTGGACAAGCTCCTTCTCTATTTGCGCATCGTACATTCCTTGGATTATTACAACACCTGCGAGTACCCCAACGAGGACGAGATGCCCAATCGTTGTGGCATCATCCATGTTCGGGGGCCCATGCCTCCCAATCGAATCAGTCATGGAGAAG TTTTGGAGTGGCAGAAGACCTTTGAGGAGAAGCTGACTCCACTACTCAGTGTGCGGGAATCCCTCTCAGAGGAAGAGGCTCAGAAGATGGGTCGCAAGGACCCTGAGCAAGAAGTGGAAAAGTTTGTCACCTCGAACACCCAGGAACTGGGCAAGGATAAGTGGCTGTGTCCTCTCAGTGGCAAGAAGTTTAAG GGCCCTGAATTTGTTCGCAAACATATCTTCAACAAGCATGCAGAGAAGATTGAGGAAGTAAAGAAAGAGGTGGCATTTTTTAACAACTTCCTCACGGATGCTAAGCGCCCGGCTctgcctgaaattaagccagctcaGCCACCTGGCCCTGCCCAGA GCTTGACCCCAGGACTCCCCTACCCACACCAGACTCCCCAGGGCCTGATGCCCTATGGTCAGCCCCGGCCGCCCATCTTAGGCTATGGAG TCCCTACAGGAGGGCCTCCATACCCGCATGCCCCATATGGTGCCGGCCGAGGGAACTATGATGCCTTTCGAGGCCAGGGTGGTTATCCTGGGAAACCTCGCAACAG GATGGTTCGTGGAGACCCAAGGGCCATTGTGGAATATCGTGATCTGGATGCCCCCGATGATGTTGATTTCTTTTGA
- the Srrt gene encoding serrate RNA effector molecule homolog isoform X3, with protein sequence MGDSDDEYDRRRRDKFRRERSDYDRSRERDERRRGDDWNDREWDRGRERRSRGEYRDYDRNRRERFSPPRHELSPPQKRLRRDWDEHSSDPYHSGYDMPYAGGGGGPTYGPPQPWGHPDVHIMQHHVLPIQARLGSIAEIDLGVPPPVMKTFKEFLLSLDDSVDETEAVKRYNDYKLDFRRQQMQDFFLAHKDEEWFRSKYHPDEVGKRRQEARGALQNRLRVFLSLMESGWFDNLLLDIDRADAIVKMLDAAVIKMEGGTENDLRILEQEEEEEQAGKPGEPNKKEEGRAGPGLGDGERKASDKDDKKEEGKQAENDSSNDDKTKKSEGDGDKEEKKEDSEKEAKKSSKKRNRKHSGDDSFDEGSVSESESESESGHAEEEKEEAEEALKEKEKPKEEDREKPKDAAGLECKPRPLHKTCSLFMRNIAPNISRAEIISLCKRYPGFMRVALSEPQPERRFFRRGWVTFDRSVNIKEICWNLQNIRLRECELSPGVNRDLTRRVRNINGITQHKQIVRNDIKLAAKLIHTLDDRTQLWASEPGTPPLPTSLPSQNPILKNITDYLIEEVSAEEEELLGSSGGAPPEEPPKEGNPAEINVERDEKLIKVLDKLLLYLRIVHSLDYYNTCEYPNEDEMPNRCGIIHVRGPMPPNRISHGEVLEWQKTFEEKLTPLLSVRESLSEEEAQKMGRKDPEQEVEKFVTSNTQELGKDKWLCPLSGKKFKGPEFVRKHIFNKHAEKIEEVKKEVAFFNNFLTDAKRPALPEIKPAQPPGPAQILPPGLTPGLPYPHQTPQGLMPYGQPRPPILGYGVPTGGPPYPHAPYGAGRGNYDAFRGQGGYPGKPRNRMVRGDPRAIVEYRDLDAPDDVDFF encoded by the exons ATGGGTGACAGTGACGACGAATACGATCGAAGGCGCAGGGACAAGTTCAGAAGAGAGCGCAGCGACTACGACCGATCCCGAGAAAGAGACGAAAGGCGGCGAGGAGACGACTGGAATGATCG GGAGTGGGACCGGGGCCGGGAACGCCGTAGTCGGGGTGAATATCGAGACTATGACCGGAATCGCCGGGAGCGCTTCTCTCCTCCGCGCCATGAGCTCAGCCCCCCACAGAAGCGCCTGAGGCGGGACTG GGATGAGCACAGCTCTGACCCATACCACAGTGGCTATGACATGCCCTATGCTGGGGGTGGTGGGGGCCCAACTTATGGCCCTCCTCAGCCCTGGGGCCACCCAGATGTACACATCATGCAGCACCACGTACTGCCTATCCAGGCCAG GCTGGGCAGTATCGCTGAGATTGACCTAGGTGTGCCACCACCGGTGATGAAGACCTTCAAAGAGTTCCTCCTATCGCTGGATGACTCTGTGGATGAGACCGAGGCTGTCAAACGCTATAATGACTACAAACTGGATTTTCGCAGGCAGCAGATGCAGGATTTTTTCCTGGCTCATAAAGATGAGGAGTG GTTTCGGTCTAAGTACCACCCAGATGAGGTGGGGAAGCGTAGGCAGGAGGCCCGGGGGGCCCTGCAAAACCGACTGAGGGTATTCCTGTCGCTTATGGAGAGTGGCTGGTTTGATAATCTCCTCCTGGACATAGACCGAGCTGATGCCATTGTCAAGATGTTGGATGCTG CTGTGATTAAGATGGAAGGGGGCACAGAGAATGATCTACGCATCctggagcaggaggaggaagaggaacagGCAGGAAAGCCTGGGGAGCCCAACAAGAAAGAGGAAGGCCGGGCTGGACCAGGCCTGGGGGATGGAGAGCGCAAGGCCAGCGATAAGGATGACAAGAAAGAAGAGGGCAAACAG GCTGAAAACGATAGTTCCAATGACGATAAAACTAAGAAGTCCGAGGGCGATGGGgacaaggaagagaagaaggaagacTCGGAGAAGGAAGCCAAAAAG AGTAGTAAGAAACGGAACAGGAAGCACAGTGGTGATGACAGCTTTGACGAAGGCAGTGTGTCGGAGTCGGAGTCGGAGTCTGAGAGTGGCCAtgctgaggaggagaaggaagaggctg AAGAAGCactaaaggagaaggagaagcccAAAGAGGAGGACAGGGAGAAGCCCAAGGATGCTGCAGGGCTGGAGTGCAAGCCCCGGCCCCTTCATAAGACCTGCTCCCTCTTCATGCGCAACATCGCACCCAACATCTCCCGGGCCGAGATCATCTCT CTTTGTAAACGATACCCAGGCTTTATGCGTGTAGCACTGTCGGAGCCTCAACCCGAGAGGAG GTTTTTCCGTCGTGGCTGGGTGACCTTTGACCGCAGCGTTAATATTAAAGAGATCTGTTGGAACCTGCAGAATATCCGA CTCCGGGAATGTGAACTGAGCCCCGGTGTGAACAGAGACCTGACTCGTCGTGTCCGCAACATCAACGGCATTACACAGCACAAACAGATAGTGCGCAATGACATCAAGCTGGCAGCCAAGCTGATCCATACGCTGGATGACAGGACTCAGCTCTGGGCCTCTGAGCCTGGGACACCTCCTCTGCCAACA AGTCTGCCTTCGCAAAACCCAATATTGAAGAATATCACTGACTACCTGATTGAGGAAGTGAGTGCTGAGGAAGAGGAGCTGCTGGGGAGCAGTGGAGGGGCCCCCCCAGAGGAGCCGCCTAAGGAAGGGAACCCAGCAGAGATCAACGTGGAACGGGACGAGAAACTGATCAAG GTGTTGGACAAGCTCCTTCTCTATTTGCGCATCGTACATTCCTTGGATTATTACAACACCTGCGAGTACCCCAACGAGGACGAGATGCCCAATCGTTGTGGCATCATCCATGTTCGGGGGCCCATGCCTCCCAATCGAATCAGTCATGGAGAAG TTTTGGAGTGGCAGAAGACCTTTGAGGAGAAGCTGACTCCACTACTCAGTGTGCGGGAATCCCTCTCAGAGGAAGAGGCTCAGAAGATGGGTCGCAAGGACCCTGAGCAAGAAGTGGAAAAGTTTGTCACCTCGAACACCCAGGAACTGGGCAAGGATAAGTGGCTGTGTCCTCTCAGTGGCAAGAAGTTTAAG GGCCCTGAATTTGTTCGCAAACATATCTTCAACAAGCATGCAGAGAAGATTGAGGAAGTAAAGAAAGAGGTGGCATTTTTTAACAACTTCCTCACGGATGCTAAGCGCCCGGCTctgcctgaaattaagccagctcaGCCACCTGGCCCTGCCCAGA TACTCCCCCCAGGCTTGACCCCAGGACTCCCCTACCCACACCAGACTCCCCAGGGCCTGATGCCCTATGGTCAGCCCCGGCCGCCCATCTTAGGCTATGGAG TCCCTACAGGAGGGCCTCCATACCCGCATGCCCCATATGGTGCCGGCCGAGGGAACTATGATGCCTTTCGAGGCCAGGGTGGTTATCCTGGGAAACCTCGCAACAG GATGGTTCGTGGAGACCCAAGGGCCATTGTGGAATATCGTGATCTGGATGCCCCCGATGATGTTGATTTCTTTTGA
- the Srrt gene encoding serrate RNA effector molecule homolog isoform X2: MGDSDDEYDRRRRDKFRRERSDYDRSRERDERRRGDDWNDREWDRGRERRSRGEYRDYDRNRRERFSPPRHELSPPQKRLRRDWDEHSSDPYHSGYDMPYAGGGGGPTYGPPQPWGHPDVHIMQHHVLPIQARLGSIAEIDLGVPPPVMKTFKEFLLSLDDSVDETEAVKRYNDYKLDFRRQQMQDFFLAHKDEEWFRSKYHPDEVGKRRQEARGALQNRLRVFLSLMESGWFDNLLLDIDRADAIVKMLDAAVIKMEGGTENDLRILEQEEEEEQAGKPGEPNKKEEGRAGPGLGDGERKASDKDDKKEEGKQAENDSSNDDKTKKSEGDGDKEEKKEDSEKEAKKSSKKRNRKHSGDDSFDEGSVSESESESESGHAEEEKEEAEEALKEKEKPKEEDREKPKDAAGLECKPRPLHKTCSLFMRNIAPNISRAEIISLCKRYPGFMRVALSEPQPERRFFRRGWVTFDRSVNIKEICWNLQNIRLRECELSPGVNRDLTRRVRNINGITQHKQIVRNDIKLAAKLIHTLDDRTQLWASEPGTPPLPTSLPSQNPILKNITDYLIEEVSAEEEELLGSSGGAPPEEPPKEGNPAEINVERDEKLIKVLDKLLLYLRIVHSLDYYNTCEYPNEDEMPNRCGIIHVRGPMPPNRISHGEVLEWQKTFEEKLTPLLSVRESLSEEEAQKMGRKDPEQEVEKFVTSNTQELGKDKWLCPLSGKKFKGPEFVRKHIFNKHAEKIEEVKKEVAFFNNFLTDAKRPALPEIKPAQPPGPAQSLTPGLPYPHQTPQGLMPYGQPRPPILGYGAGAVRPAVPTGGPPYPHAPYGAGRGNYDAFRGQGGYPGKPRNRMVRGDPRAIVEYRDLDAPDDVDFF; encoded by the exons ATGGGTGACAGTGACGACGAATACGATCGAAGGCGCAGGGACAAGTTCAGAAGAGAGCGCAGCGACTACGACCGATCCCGAGAAAGAGACGAAAGGCGGCGAGGAGACGACTGGAATGATCG GGAGTGGGACCGGGGCCGGGAACGCCGTAGTCGGGGTGAATATCGAGACTATGACCGGAATCGCCGGGAGCGCTTCTCTCCTCCGCGCCATGAGCTCAGCCCCCCACAGAAGCGCCTGAGGCGGGACTG GGATGAGCACAGCTCTGACCCATACCACAGTGGCTATGACATGCCCTATGCTGGGGGTGGTGGGGGCCCAACTTATGGCCCTCCTCAGCCCTGGGGCCACCCAGATGTACACATCATGCAGCACCACGTACTGCCTATCCAGGCCAG GCTGGGCAGTATCGCTGAGATTGACCTAGGTGTGCCACCACCGGTGATGAAGACCTTCAAAGAGTTCCTCCTATCGCTGGATGACTCTGTGGATGAGACCGAGGCTGTCAAACGCTATAATGACTACAAACTGGATTTTCGCAGGCAGCAGATGCAGGATTTTTTCCTGGCTCATAAAGATGAGGAGTG GTTTCGGTCTAAGTACCACCCAGATGAGGTGGGGAAGCGTAGGCAGGAGGCCCGGGGGGCCCTGCAAAACCGACTGAGGGTATTCCTGTCGCTTATGGAGAGTGGCTGGTTTGATAATCTCCTCCTGGACATAGACCGAGCTGATGCCATTGTCAAGATGTTGGATGCTG CTGTGATTAAGATGGAAGGGGGCACAGAGAATGATCTACGCATCctggagcaggaggaggaagaggaacagGCAGGAAAGCCTGGGGAGCCCAACAAGAAAGAGGAAGGCCGGGCTGGACCAGGCCTGGGGGATGGAGAGCGCAAGGCCAGCGATAAGGATGACAAGAAAGAAGAGGGCAAACAG GCTGAAAACGATAGTTCCAATGACGATAAAACTAAGAAGTCCGAGGGCGATGGGgacaaggaagagaagaaggaagacTCGGAGAAGGAAGCCAAAAAG AGTAGTAAGAAACGGAACAGGAAGCACAGTGGTGATGACAGCTTTGACGAAGGCAGTGTGTCGGAGTCGGAGTCGGAGTCTGAGAGTGGCCAtgctgaggaggagaaggaagaggctg AAGAAGCactaaaggagaaggagaagcccAAAGAGGAGGACAGGGAGAAGCCCAAGGATGCTGCAGGGCTGGAGTGCAAGCCCCGGCCCCTTCATAAGACCTGCTCCCTCTTCATGCGCAACATCGCACCCAACATCTCCCGGGCCGAGATCATCTCT CTTTGTAAACGATACCCAGGCTTTATGCGTGTAGCACTGTCGGAGCCTCAACCCGAGAGGAG GTTTTTCCGTCGTGGCTGGGTGACCTTTGACCGCAGCGTTAATATTAAAGAGATCTGTTGGAACCTGCAGAATATCCGA CTCCGGGAATGTGAACTGAGCCCCGGTGTGAACAGAGACCTGACTCGTCGTGTCCGCAACATCAACGGCATTACACAGCACAAACAGATAGTGCGCAATGACATCAAGCTGGCAGCCAAGCTGATCCATACGCTGGATGACAGGACTCAGCTCTGGGCCTCTGAGCCTGGGACACCTCCTCTGCCAACA AGTCTGCCTTCGCAAAACCCAATATTGAAGAATATCACTGACTACCTGATTGAGGAAGTGAGTGCTGAGGAAGAGGAGCTGCTGGGGAGCAGTGGAGGGGCCCCCCCAGAGGAGCCGCCTAAGGAAGGGAACCCAGCAGAGATCAACGTGGAACGGGACGAGAAACTGATCAAG GTGTTGGACAAGCTCCTTCTCTATTTGCGCATCGTACATTCCTTGGATTATTACAACACCTGCGAGTACCCCAACGAGGACGAGATGCCCAATCGTTGTGGCATCATCCATGTTCGGGGGCCCATGCCTCCCAATCGAATCAGTCATGGAGAAG TTTTGGAGTGGCAGAAGACCTTTGAGGAGAAGCTGACTCCACTACTCAGTGTGCGGGAATCCCTCTCAGAGGAAGAGGCTCAGAAGATGGGTCGCAAGGACCCTGAGCAAGAAGTGGAAAAGTTTGTCACCTCGAACACCCAGGAACTGGGCAAGGATAAGTGGCTGTGTCCTCTCAGTGGCAAGAAGTTTAAG GGCCCTGAATTTGTTCGCAAACATATCTTCAACAAGCATGCAGAGAAGATTGAGGAAGTAAAGAAAGAGGTGGCATTTTTTAACAACTTCCTCACGGATGCTAAGCGCCCGGCTctgcctgaaattaagccagctcaGCCACCTGGCCCTGCCCAGA GCTTGACCCCAGGACTCCCCTACCCACACCAGACTCCCCAGGGCCTGATGCCCTATGGTCAGCCCCGGCCGCCCATCTTAGGCTATGGAG CGGGTGCTGTCCGCCCTGCAGTCCCTACAGGAGGGCCTCCATACCCGCATGCCCCATATGGTGCCGGCCGAGGGAACTATGATGCCTTTCGAGGCCAGGGTGGTTATCCTGGGAAACCTCGCAACAG GATGGTTCGTGGAGACCCAAGGGCCATTGTGGAATATCGTGATCTGGATGCCCCCGATGATGTTGATTTCTTTTGA